AGCCATTATTTGTTTTAGGATCAGCAACAGTCGGATTTCCTGTAGTATTCCAGCATACGCCATAAGCATCCTGGGTCCTGTTTAAACCCAATTTTATGTGAGCATGAACAACAGCTGAATTTTTATCAACATGACTAATACTATCCGTTGAAACCTCAGGTAACAATTGCCATACCAAACAGGGATAACCGTTATAAAGGGAAGGATAAAAACCCCAGATATCATCTGTACCATTGGCAGATTCATTCAGAAAATCCCAATTTGGGAAACTGGCTTGCAGCCTCATGTCATTGGTTGAGAGGCCACTGTTGTTTTCAAACATTCCTCCCCTGTCCAGGCCCAGACCCGGATTGGTAGATAACCAATGACAATATGTAATCATACTTCCAGGGTAAATATCTCCTGCAAAAGACCCGCTATTACAGTTTGATGCAGCAACAACATCGGAAGTATAACAATATTGGATAACCCCTCCGGAAAAATTTTCTCCTACAAAACCTCCGGAAATAGCTCCACCAGTATACTTATCCGTACAGAAAGAAAAACAGTTTTTAACCGTACCGGAATTACTACCCACAAACCCTCCGGTGGCCTGTCCTCCCGATATTGTACCGGCGGCAAAGCAATTTTCAATAATGCCCTGGTTAAATCCGGCCATTCTCCCTGTCGACTTTAATCCCACTACATTAGCTGTAGCCAGTCCGAGATTTTTTATTGTAGCACCTTTTATGTAACCGAAAAACCCGACATTTTCGTCAGCATCATGATTGATATGTATACCTGAGATCGTATGTCCCAACCCATCATAAGAACCAGTAAAGGGTATCCCGGCATTACCAATGCCCGGCCAACCATGATGATTAAACCACGTAGATGTTGATCCCGCATCGATATCCTTAATCTGAACATAATGATATGACCAGCGGACGGGATTCTCCGCAATCCAATACAGCTGTTCCAGCGTTGATATGCGATAAGGATTTGAATCTGAGCCATCACCTGCAATTGGAGGCCTGCTGATATAACCCTGCAGGGTATCCTGGATGATTGTCACGTACCTGTCTTCGCCCTCTAAGGGATGAAAACGTATTGAATCTTTATAACAATATGGAAAAGCATTGGCAGGTACAGTAAGTTTAAGAGTATCATCCCCGCTGCCGCTTAATTTGTCTAAAACTATCCGTTTCCCGGGAAATGCCGTCCAGCTGGTATTTGATTTGATGAGAAGATCTGTTGCACTACCCGAAGCCAACATCTTTGCTGTTGCAGGTGAAACAGTAAGATAGGGTTCACTGGCTTCTTGCAAGACATAGATAGGAACAGGGGAAGTTCCAGGGGCTGAAAGGGTCAGGGTTGCCGAACGTTTAAAAATTTGAGAATTAGCTTCAAGAGTAGTGGCGGTAATGGCAACATTTCCCGTATCCGCAGTTGTGCTCAGTTTAAGCCACTGGGGAACTCCTGTAATTTGCCATATCGAGTTGGAAAATACATCAAAACTCGCATGATTGTTGGCTTCTTTTCCAAAAGCTAATGAAACTGGAGATGCTGATAAAGAAATTTGTGCAGCTCCCAATTGTGTTACTTTTATGATTTGAGGATTAGCCCCTTCAGCTGTTATAGTGACCGTTGCAGTTCTAAATGTTCCGGTAGTATTTTCAGAAAGAGTAATAAGTGCATTACCAACATCTCCAATTCCTGATTCCTTAGCAACCCTTAACCAATCACAGGACTTTGAAATAGTCCATTTTGTATTAGAATAGATATAAAAGTTAGCCCAACTGTCTGCTTTTTGTGACAGGAAAATTTCATTACAATTGACAGAAAGTTTCCCGGCTTCCTGGGTTATAACAACATGAGTGTGGTTTTCTATATTTTTCCCGCCGATATTAAT
This region of Bacteroidota bacterium genomic DNA includes:
- a CDS encoding MBG domain-containing protein, whose protein sequence is GNNYVAAAESALNLKPYVGSNDTIDVFSNLDWISVVIPSWLSFTPESGNGNGTINVATAEVNNTGAPRSARINIGGKNIENHTHVVITQEAGKLSVNCNEIFLSQKADSWANFYIYSNTKWTISKSCDWLRVAKESGIGDVGNALITLSENTTGTFRTATVTITAEGANPQIIKVTQLGAAQISLSASPVSLAFGKEANNHASFDVFSNSIWQITGVPQWLKLSTTADTGNVAITATTLEANSQIFKRSATLTLSAPGTSPVPIYVLQEASEPYLTVSPATAKMLASGSATDLLIKSNTSWTAFPGKRIVLDKLSGSGDDTLKLTVPANAFPYCYKDSIRFHPLEGEDRYVTIIQDTLQGYISRPPIAGDGSDSNPYRISTLEQLYWIAENPVRWSYHYVQIKDIDAGSTSTWFNHHGWPGIGNAGIPFTGSYDGLGHTISGIHINHDADENVGFFGYIKGATIKNLGLATANVVGLKSTGRMAGFNQGIIENCFAAGTISGGQATGGFVGSNSGTVKNCFSFCTDKYTGGAISGGFVGENFSGGVIQYCYTSDVVAASNCNSGSFAGDIYPGSMITYCHWLSTNPGLGLDRGGMFENNSGLSTNDMRLQASFPNWDFLNESANGTDDIWGFYPSLYNGYPCLVWQLLPEVSTDSISHVDKNSAVVHAHIKLGLNRTQDAYGVCWNTTGNPTVADPKTNNGYFSENRAYADTVRSLKGNVTYYARAYATGTYGTVYGKEMSFTTILHPLAINPPQVELTKIYDGTASAQITSMGTISGIKNNDDIRVSATANYDNANVAKDKTLIITYTLSGSAGNFYDAPVNDTIYNGEITARPIKVTVDPDQTKVYGEPDPVFLYSYSPELINGDVFKGALSRVTGENVGNYMIEKGSLSAGDNYHVDFIPGNFTITRKLLTCNSLIITDSKVYDGTTAVAFTPGPVTGIKAGDE